A part of Halobaculum sp. MBLA0143 genomic DNA contains:
- a CDS encoding tryptophan--tRNA ligase — protein MRDTDHDAPDTEAQSDDDRRQSGAWWRSHGGRPVTDGGTETDADGVTLDPWGSATVGDYQNLFAEFGIEDFRDVIDDVPTPHHLMRRRVIFGHRGYDRVARALANDEPAAALSGFMPTGDPHIGHKLVFDELIWHQRQGADTYGLIADLEAHAARGLSWDEIDEHARDYLLSLIALGFDPEEGELYRQSTNDRLQSLAFELGGNARFSEFQSIYGFDGETSVSHMQSVVTQMADILYPQLDEPKPTVIPVGPDQDPHVRLARDLAARTRFFKVTEAFASFAADPPERELLGRAHDAREEWADDPDRPRCEDAADWIAEASVPEELSTARDRVVEKLTNAGMEPLRPRVRLLDRNADEAAFDALIEAVDGEKRVFDEHVDCFDLSREAAEELAREVELDHGGYGFRTPSSIYHRFMTGLTGGKMSSSVPASHISLLDDPEDGYDKVMAATTGGRSTAEKQRELGGEPDDCPVYELYAYLLSRDDDEFAQRVYDECADGDRLCGGCKEQAAELMEAFLEEHQEARAEAAELLESLDVDLDVDASRRGVAPAEE, from the coding sequence ATGCGCGACACCGACCACGACGCGCCCGACACGGAGGCACAGTCCGACGACGACCGCCGCCAGTCGGGCGCGTGGTGGCGCTCGCACGGCGGTCGGCCCGTCACGGACGGCGGCACGGAGACGGACGCAGACGGCGTCACCCTCGACCCGTGGGGCTCTGCGACCGTCGGCGACTACCAGAACCTGTTCGCGGAGTTCGGCATCGAGGACTTCAGAGACGTGATCGACGACGTGCCCACCCCCCACCACCTGATGCGCCGACGGGTGATCTTCGGCCACCGGGGGTACGACCGCGTCGCCCGAGCGCTGGCGAACGACGAGCCGGCAGCCGCACTCTCGGGGTTCATGCCGACCGGTGACCCACACATCGGTCACAAGCTCGTGTTCGACGAGCTGATCTGGCACCAACGGCAGGGCGCCGACACGTACGGGCTGATCGCGGACCTGGAGGCGCACGCTGCCCGCGGGCTCTCGTGGGACGAGATCGACGAGCACGCCCGCGACTACCTCCTGTCGCTGATCGCGCTGGGGTTCGACCCCGAGGAGGGTGAGCTGTACCGTCAGTCCACGAACGACCGGCTCCAGAGCCTGGCGTTCGAGCTCGGGGGTAACGCCCGGTTCTCGGAGTTCCAGTCGATCTACGGCTTCGACGGCGAGACCAGCGTCTCGCACATGCAGTCCGTCGTCACGCAGATGGCGGACATCCTCTACCCACAGCTCGACGAGCCGAAGCCGACGGTGATCCCGGTCGGCCCGGACCAGGACCCGCACGTCCGGCTCGCCCGCGACCTGGCGGCCCGGACGCGATTCTTCAAGGTGACGGAGGCGTTCGCCAGTTTCGCGGCCGACCCGCCGGAACGGGAACTGCTCGGCCGGGCTCACGACGCCCGCGAGGAGTGGGCCGACGACCCGGATCGCCCCCGGTGTGAGGACGCCGCCGACTGGATCGCCGAGGCGTCCGTTCCCGAGGAGCTGTCGACCGCCCGCGACCGCGTCGTCGAGAAGCTCACCAACGCCGGGATGGAGCCGCTCCGGCCCCGAGTCCGGCTCCTCGACCGCAACGCCGACGAGGCGGCGTTCGACGCGCTGATCGAGGCCGTCGACGGAGAGAAACGGGTGTTCGACGAACACGTCGACTGCTTCGACCTCTCTCGCGAGGCCGCAGAGGAGTTGGCCCGCGAGGTGGAGCTGGACCACGGCGGCTACGGCTTCCGGACCCCGTCGTCGATCTACCACCGGTTCATGACCGGGCTCACCGGCGGGAAGATGTCCTCCTCGGTGCCGGCGTCACACATCTCGTTGTTGGACGACCCCGAGGACGGCTACGACAAGGTGATGGCCGCCACCACCGGCGGCCGCTCGACCGCCGAGAAACAACGCGAACTCGGCGGTGAGCCCGACGACTGCCCCGTCTACGAGCTGTACGCCTACCTCCTCTCGCGGGACGACGACGAGTTCGCACAGCGCGTCTACGACGAGTGTGCGGACGGGGACCGACTCTGTGGCGGCTGCAAGGAACAGG
- a CDS encoding SatD family protein, which produces MTEPDRAWIVLGDVVDSREIEERDRFELALDALLRHISEEYERDVIADFDRLKGIDEIGAVLGSVRSLVDVRRTLTLGLHPERVRLVAYRGEVNDLSAETVGKMDGAGFAGAADELGRIEEQGLTFVISGLPMEEEYVSTVFNLTDHVRSRWTANRVRAIRAYDRLGSQVEAANLLDVSRQAINQHLTSDSVKLVRQTESVVDDSLQNLSVTTDAEDFLLRD; this is translated from the coding sequence GTGACCGAGCCAGACAGGGCCTGGATAGTTCTCGGGGACGTGGTCGATTCCCGGGAGATAGAAGAGAGAGACCGCTTCGAGTTGGCGTTAGACGCCTTACTCAGGCATATCAGCGAAGAGTACGAACGAGATGTAATCGCAGACTTCGATCGTTTAAAAGGGATCGACGAGATCGGTGCTGTTCTCGGGTCTGTGAGGTCACTCGTAGACGTTCGGCGTACACTCACGCTGGGCCTCCACCCGGAGCGGGTCCGACTCGTGGCCTACCGTGGGGAGGTAAACGACCTTTCGGCAGAGACTGTCGGGAAGATGGACGGAGCTGGGTTCGCGGGGGCAGCCGACGAACTCGGCCGGATAGAAGAACAGGGTCTGACGTTCGTCATCTCTGGCCTCCCGATGGAAGAGGAGTACGTCTCTACCGTCTTCAACCTCACAGACCACGTCAGGAGTAGGTGGACGGCGAACCGCGTCCGAGCGATTCGTGCGTACGACAGACTGGGGAGCCAGGTGGAAGCCGCGAATCTCCTCGACGTTTCCCGTCAAGCTATCAACCAACACCTGACCAGCGACTCTGTGAAGCTCGTTCGACAGACAGAGTCTGTCGTCGACGATAGTCTTCAGAACTTATCTGTTACCACTGACGCAGAAGATTTTTTACTTCGAGACTAA
- a CDS encoding sensor histidine kinase, with protein sequence MRLLTVGRLLAAGAGVALAWLAYWTHSRRDGLAATSYAVLLGSLAVTALCAAVTAHTGVPYKLVWIGTSLTVPLTFAGFAFDYYGITVPGGRSARVVATVPAVLGAVGGAVVVVFTPQMSPGVVAPVPAPAALAPSTGLAGTLLDAGLYYTTAVMLLAIGLVVRTVRRYDRLDAGLVPVVSFVGVWPWLANLFVPQVTAVAGLGVGVTVVASGYALSGLAAAAAVGPLGLFDASPMAGNVAPEVVLDSVDDAVIVVDDDRRVLRLNAVARETFGVTDEEATAGPLSAVVDDDGLDDGATVELDTVDGVRQFAVTRSVVRDRGDAARGSVLVLRDVTGQRTREQRLAVFNRTLRHDLRNDASSIVANAELIGDGGDPETCADRIVDTTRELVDAAERAREIDRIGGEQTSVAVDELAETVVSTVADDHPAVSFTTAVPSVTVETDREALAVALRNVVENAAEHNDATEPFVVVSAEVTDESLELAVADNGPGVPDHERAVIDAGEEDQLRHSSGLGLWTAQWGATAAGGRLRFADNDPRGSVVTLSLSTGRNHTDGPSAESTV encoded by the coding sequence ATGCGTCTCCTCACCGTCGGACGTCTGCTGGCCGCCGGGGCGGGCGTCGCGCTCGCCTGGCTCGCCTACTGGACTCACAGCCGCCGCGACGGGCTCGCGGCCACCTCCTACGCAGTGTTGCTCGGAAGTCTGGCCGTGACGGCGTTGTGTGCAGCCGTCACGGCCCACACCGGAGTACCGTACAAGCTGGTGTGGATCGGGACGAGCCTGACCGTCCCGCTGACGTTCGCGGGGTTCGCCTTCGACTACTACGGGATCACGGTGCCCGGAGGGCGGTCGGCGCGGGTCGTCGCCACCGTGCCGGCGGTGTTGGGTGCCGTCGGCGGGGCGGTGGTTGTCGTCTTCACCCCGCAGATGAGTCCCGGTGTGGTCGCGCCGGTCCCGGCGCCGGCGGCGCTCGCGCCGTCGACTGGGCTCGCCGGGACGCTGTTGGACGCGGGGCTGTACTACACCACGGCCGTGATGCTGTTGGCGATCGGACTCGTCGTCCGGACAGTTCGCCGCTACGACCGCCTGGACGCCGGACTCGTGCCCGTAGTGTCGTTCGTCGGCGTGTGGCCGTGGCTGGCGAACCTGTTCGTACCGCAGGTCACCGCCGTCGCCGGACTGGGTGTCGGCGTCACGGTCGTCGCGAGCGGCTACGCGCTGAGCGGGCTGGCGGCAGCCGCGGCCGTCGGACCGCTGGGGCTGTTCGACGCCTCGCCGATGGCCGGCAACGTCGCCCCGGAGGTGGTGTTGGACTCAGTCGACGACGCCGTGATCGTCGTCGACGACGACCGGCGGGTGCTCCGGCTGAACGCGGTCGCCCGCGAGACGTTCGGCGTGACCGACGAGGAGGCGACCGCCGGGCCGCTGTCGGCGGTCGTCGACGACGACGGTCTCGACGACGGAGCGACGGTCGAGCTGGACACCGTCGACGGGGTCAGACAGTTCGCGGTGACCCGCTCGGTCGTCCGGGACCGTGGTGACGCCGCCCGCGGGAGCGTCCTCGTGTTGCGCGACGTGACCGGCCAGCGCACCCGGGAGCAACGGCTCGCCGTGTTCAACCGGACGCTGCGTCACGACCTCCGGAACGACGCCTCCAGCATCGTCGCCAACGCGGAGCTGATCGGCGACGGCGGCGACCCGGAGACGTGTGCCGACCGGATCGTGGACACGACACGGGAGCTCGTGGACGCCGCCGAGCGCGCCCGAGAGATCGACCGGATCGGCGGGGAGCAGACGAGCGTCGCCGTCGACGAACTCGCGGAGACAGTGGTGTCGACCGTCGCCGACGACCACCCGGCAGTGTCGTTCACGACGGCCGTGCCGAGCGTCACCGTCGAGACGGACCGGGAGGCGCTGGCGGTCGCGCTCCGCAACGTCGTCGAGAACGCCGCAGAGCACAACGACGCCACGGAGCCGTTCGTCGTCGTCTCCGCGGAGGTGACAGACGAGAGTCTGGAGCTCGCAGTCGCCGACAACGGGCCCGGGGTTCCGGACCACGAGCGGGCCGTGATCGACGCCGGGGAGGAAGACCAGCTCCGCCACTCCAGCGGGCTCGGGCTCTGGACGGCACAGTGGGGCGCGACGGCCGCGGGCGGACGACTCCGCTTCGCCGACAACGACCCCCGCGGGAGCGTGGTGACGCTGTCGCTGTCGACCGGCCGGAACCACACGGACGGACCGAGCGCCGAGTCGACCGTGTGA
- a CDS encoding DUF5828 family protein, which produces MQESISGFEARGDWGEVTEHGERITRALREVGAVDGEEDARRRAFEEWDEWRPKAHERLSRDVEEKTAEQASVSEGEGEKAGEAPSDDLRTAGEKLSESYEEVENGDGERALRRWHDSIDHVVRAADSAGRRAVRSVEDTLYRRVMTQLAPYYFDNELVSANLQKTARDSGDGPTFVFEVNVNDDELKTAVSERLAEYEDEVDRWHVDTQKTVEAAEAAEGAEPPADTVGEDDEVAGRSRSTTN; this is translated from the coding sequence ATGCAAGAGAGTATCTCCGGGTTCGAGGCGCGCGGTGACTGGGGGGAGGTCACCGAACACGGTGAACGGATCACCCGGGCGCTCCGCGAAGTCGGTGCGGTAGACGGCGAGGAGGACGCGCGGCGGCGGGCGTTCGAGGAGTGGGACGAGTGGCGGCCGAAGGCGCACGAGCGACTGAGCCGAGACGTCGAGGAGAAGACGGCCGAACAGGCCAGCGTCTCCGAGGGGGAAGGCGAGAAGGCGGGCGAGGCTCCCTCGGACGACCTCCGGACGGCCGGCGAGAAGCTGTCGGAGTCGTACGAGGAGGTGGAGAACGGCGACGGCGAGCGGGCCCTCCGGCGGTGGCACGACTCCATCGACCACGTGGTTCGGGCGGCCGACTCCGCCGGGCGGCGTGCGGTGCGGTCGGTGGAGGACACGCTGTACCGGCGCGTGATGACGCAGTTGGCGCCGTACTACTTCGACAACGAACTGGTGTCGGCGAACCTCCAGAAGACGGCCCGGGACAGCGGGGACGGGCCGACGTTCGTGTTCGAGGTGAACGTCAACGACGACGAGCTGAAGACGGCCGTCTCCGAGCGGCTCGCGGAGTACGAAGACGAGGTGGACCGCTGGCACGTCGACACCCAGAAGACGGTCGAGGCCGCCGAGGCCGCCGAGGGCGCAGAGCCCCCGGCCGACACCGTCGGCGAGGACGACGAGGTCGCCGGGCGCTCCCGGTCGACGACCAACTGA
- the endA gene encoding tRNA-intron lyase has product MDATLRDDGVVHAGGDARQRFFDSSGYGRPHGDGVDLARVEAAHLLYRGDLDGVDGADFREFFVDSVAAEDRFAARFLVYADLRERGFYCSPAREGWPGHDGDPLPDLTVYERGADPGGPVAYRVLVAGERRSLPARDLPGVALAVVDEESDVSYFTCEGTGGFDGATDVDLPTGVDATLLDDRAVCWEPPTRLFESGFYGQPVAGRDAAVVDALQLSLVEAADLAERGVIALSADDVRERGRAVEGDRFDRRLAVYRRLRADGVVPKTGYKFGADFRTYDDVESVSELSHSEALVRALPADHAFHPRELALDVRLAGGVRKRMVFAVGADEGDPQWLTVGRLTP; this is encoded by the coding sequence ATGGACGCGACACTCCGCGACGACGGCGTCGTCCACGCCGGCGGCGACGCCAGACAGCGGTTCTTCGACTCCAGCGGCTACGGCCGCCCGCACGGTGACGGCGTCGACCTCGCCCGCGTCGAGGCGGCACACCTCCTGTACCGCGGCGACCTGGACGGCGTCGACGGCGCCGACTTCCGCGAGTTCTTCGTCGACAGCGTCGCGGCGGAGGACCGCTTCGCCGCCCGGTTCCTGGTGTACGCCGACCTCCGCGAGCGGGGGTTCTACTGCTCGCCCGCCCGCGAGGGGTGGCCCGGCCACGACGGCGACCCGCTCCCGGACCTGACTGTCTACGAGCGGGGCGCCGACCCGGGCGGCCCGGTGGCGTACCGCGTGCTCGTCGCCGGCGAGCGCCGTTCGCTCCCGGCGCGTGACCTCCCCGGCGTCGCGCTCGCGGTCGTCGACGAGGAGAGCGACGTGAGCTACTTCACCTGCGAGGGGACGGGCGGCTTCGACGGCGCCACGGACGTCGACCTCCCGACGGGTGTCGACGCCACCCTGCTCGACGACCGCGCCGTCTGTTGGGAACCGCCCACGCGGCTGTTCGAGTCCGGCTTCTACGGCCAGCCCGTCGCCGGCCGCGACGCCGCCGTCGTCGACGCACTCCAACTGTCGCTCGTGGAGGCTGCGGACCTCGCGGAGCGGGGTGTGATCGCGCTGTCGGCCGACGATGTCCGCGAGCGGGGCCGCGCCGTGGAGGGCGATCGGTTCGACCGCCGGCTGGCCGTCTACCGCCGGCTCCGAGCCGACGGCGTCGTCCCCAAGACGGGCTACAAGTTCGGCGCCGACTTCCGGACGTACGACGACGTCGAGAGCGTCTCGGAGCTGTCACACTCGGAGGCACTCGTCCGAGCACTCCCGGCGGACCACGCCTTCCACCCCCGAGAGCTCGCCTTGGACGTGCGGCTAGCCGGCGGCGTCCGCAAGCGGATGGTGTTCGCCGTCGGCGCCGACGAGGGCGACCCGCAGTGGCTCACCGTCGGACGACTGACTCCCTGA
- a CDS encoding helix-turn-helix domain-containing protein produces the protein MTDTPEMGDLVQTEDPSFQHVMACVFGIQEHESRTYLVLLGNPGSTVEELADELDRDRSNVNRSLTTLLEKGLASRERRLLDPGGYVYQYTATPLPEAKELLHGALDEWVDNVHDAIETFGEE, from the coding sequence ATGACCGACACACCGGAGATGGGGGATCTCGTCCAGACCGAGGATCCCAGCTTCCAACACGTCATGGCGTGCGTCTTCGGGATCCAGGAACACGAGAGTCGGACCTACCTCGTGTTGCTGGGCAACCCCGGGAGCACGGTGGAGGAGCTGGCCGACGAGCTGGACCGGGACAGATCGAACGTCAACCGCTCGCTGACGACGTTGTTGGAGAAGGGGTTGGCGAGTCGAGAACGGCGGCTGTTGGACCCTGGCGGCTACGTCTACCAGTACACCGCGACGCCGTTGCCGGAGGCGAAGGAACTGCTCCACGGCGCCTTAGACGAGTGGGTGGACAACGTCCACGACGCTATCGAGACGTTCGGCGAGGAGTGA
- a CDS encoding 30S ribosomal protein S6e gives MAEFEVVVGDETGDTRQFDVEGQDANRFLGRELGDEVDGGAVGLDGYTLALTGGSDDAGRPMREDVAGDELKELLLEGGVGYEPSRDGERKRVTVRGREISEATAQVNASVADGGTLAAALDDEETDEE, from the coding sequence ATGGCAGAATTCGAGGTCGTCGTCGGCGACGAGACCGGCGACACGCGACAGTTCGACGTAGAAGGACAGGACGCCAACCGGTTCCTCGGACGCGAACTGGGCGACGAGGTGGACGGCGGCGCCGTCGGACTGGACGGCTACACGCTGGCGCTGACGGGCGGGTCCGACGACGCCGGACGGCCGATGCGAGAAGACGTCGCCGGCGACGAGCTGAAGGAGCTGCTGTTGGAGGGTGGGGTCGGCTACGAGCCGTCCCGCGACGGCGAGCGCAAGCGCGTCACCGTCCGTGGCCGAGAGATCTCGGAGGCGACCGCGCAGGTGAACGCCAGCGTCGCCGACGGCGGGACGCTGGCGGCGGCGTTGGACGACGAGGAGACGGACGAGGAGTAG
- a CDS encoding VOC family protein: MDATAIDHVNLRIPEDGVTDALDFYRDALGFEIEGLARYRADEKPFFDVRLTPAHVVHLWPTPEFDEPTATNYDHLAVLVDADVEQIHDELTDAGVAVESELDAPLGATGEAPAVYVRDPFGYRVELKAATAD, from the coding sequence GTGGACGCCACAGCCATCGACCACGTCAACCTCCGTATCCCCGAGGACGGTGTCACGGACGCGCTCGACTTCTACCGCGACGCGCTCGGCTTCGAGATCGAAGGGCTCGCGCGGTACCGCGCCGACGAGAAGCCGTTCTTCGACGTGCGGCTCACGCCCGCCCACGTCGTCCACCTCTGGCCCACCCCGGAGTTCGACGAGCCGACGGCGACCAACTACGACCACCTCGCGGTGCTCGTAGACGCAGACGTCGAACAGATCCACGACGAACTGACAGACGCCGGAGTGGCAGTCGAGTCAGAACTCGACGCTCCACTGGGGGCGACCGGCGAGGCGCCGGCCGTCTACGTCCGCGACCCGTTCGGCTACCGGGTGGAACTGAAGGCCGCGACTGCCGACTGA
- a CDS encoding DUF5807 family protein has protein sequence MDESTGEGGALASFLAGERLEDVAIFLADEYTDAEGRLAEIGDEVDGGVVLVVPGEKGRRAFASGTGMDAMEFAQTAMNVDGEISPGLDGGECPEAGDDDRHAVEFIFAFAEAENEGVGGLYAEGDVVHAYAHCACGTSYSHKWVVGDRVQ, from the coding sequence ATGGACGAGTCAACGGGGGAGGGTGGCGCGCTGGCGTCGTTCCTCGCCGGCGAGCGGTTAGAGGACGTCGCCATCTTCCTGGCCGACGAGTACACGGACGCGGAGGGCCGACTGGCGGAGATCGGCGACGAAGTCGACGGGGGCGTGGTGTTGGTCGTCCCCGGGGAGAAGGGTCGGCGAGCGTTCGCCTCCGGGACGGGAATGGACGCGATGGAGTTCGCACAGACGGCCATGAACGTCGACGGCGAGATCAGTCCGGGTCTCGACGGCGGCGAGTGTCCGGAGGCCGGCGACGACGACCGACACGCCGTCGAGTTCATCTTCGCGTTCGCCGAGGCGGAAAACGAGGGCGTCGGCGGGCTGTACGCCGAAGGTGACGTCGTTCACGCGTACGCCCACTGCGCCTGTGGCACGAGCTACTCCCACAAGTGGGTCGTCGGCGACCGCGTCCAGTAG